A single genomic interval of Chloracidobacterium validum harbors:
- a CDS encoding tetratricopeptide repeat protein gives MSSASTTMRTLICILGLIIISLFPTSMGTAQDDNGKPLSLEQIKRLIQNDFPDTALAGEIRDRGIDFSNTFDRKTLETLRLLGAQEKTLRALEPYLPKAAIRVVTRLDRTTVLVDGKQYGVTDSTGILQINDLEPGEHLIETRNRPKYKDGQIRVVLAPRDNQDVVFEPELNVGSLTITPLTPNLEVVVYNELASLTGSFARRELTPGVYTLQAKSRWHRPITQIIQIKSGQNLTLPVELELDEDLIEETILDAKKSFSSKDYTKSVNTLLEILTILPRHLPALNLLAQNYLRLNDTPNFTAAAKRILDADGMLDFNLVLHTEKKAPQPVRLQLSRSNLRLAFLESDETQTFPLESFSRVFIRGDVQSEVFLVLAGTRAPKRLPDLQFSLANTYDPRGEGPENQLSQRDKINFLWNIEEVLRFSLEVHREFLAVNANPNRATPTSPSPSATSQTKTNDPAVTDETPPKTKKDNDNKKDRDKKKDNDKQRAQSDTEASDTKEKPPAPLTDQATARNAPRDDASSAPPASSSQPTKAKPLKPAATTNAKPIAKAESRPSTAAAPPPRPMPPVVDDAPTGAPSPVRARVLIGTMVGAVGGRANIERVTAAQFYGTQITTEPDLATPESTSDPKPIRQLWARARKLRFEVSPGSPTGLLFLRSDKLFWQRANGRTEPITQRETLKQVRIQSKLAGIGLYQQLLLPGNELIRFSRHLSDGQVEETIRITDADGDTYDVVIDLESRLPRKCAYQLPTDIGQPLQIEERYEDFKPVGGILLPHRIVRSVQGGRTVTLTFTDIQFLPGFSGDPFRKP, from the coding sequence GTGAGTTCTGCCAGCACCACCATGCGCACGTTGATCTGCATTCTTGGTCTCATCATTATCAGCCTGTTTCCTACCTCCATGGGCACTGCCCAGGACGACAATGGAAAACCCCTTTCGCTCGAGCAAATCAAGCGGCTCATCCAGAACGACTTCCCAGATACCGCGCTCGCCGGTGAAATTCGTGACCGGGGCATTGACTTCTCGAATACCTTTGACCGGAAAACCCTCGAAACACTCCGGTTGCTCGGCGCGCAGGAAAAAACCCTGCGTGCGCTCGAGCCATACCTCCCGAAAGCCGCCATTCGGGTCGTGACTAGGCTTGACCGCACCACCGTCCTGGTGGACGGCAAGCAGTATGGCGTGACGGATAGCACCGGCATCCTCCAAATCAATGACCTCGAACCGGGTGAACACCTCATCGAAACCCGCAACCGCCCCAAGTATAAAGACGGACAAATCCGCGTCGTCCTTGCCCCACGCGATAACCAGGACGTGGTCTTTGAGCCGGAACTCAATGTTGGCAGCCTGACCATTACCCCACTCACCCCCAATCTGGAAGTGGTGGTCTATAACGAACTCGCCTCGCTGACTGGGAGCTTCGCCCGCCGTGAACTTACGCCGGGCGTCTATACGCTCCAGGCGAAAAGCCGCTGGCACCGTCCAATCACTCAGATCATCCAGATTAAGTCCGGCCAAAACCTGACCCTGCCGGTCGAGCTGGAGCTGGATGAAGACCTCATCGAAGAAACGATTCTGGATGCTAAAAAATCTTTTTCTAGCAAGGATTACACTAAATCAGTCAATACTCTACTTGAAATTTTGACCATCCTGCCGCGCCATCTCCCGGCCCTCAACCTGCTCGCGCAAAACTACCTGCGGCTCAACGACACGCCAAACTTTACGGCTGCCGCCAAGCGTATTCTCGATGCCGATGGCATGCTCGACTTCAACCTCGTCCTGCACACCGAGAAAAAAGCACCCCAGCCAGTGCGCTTGCAACTTTCACGCTCAAACTTGCGGCTGGCGTTCCTTGAAAGTGATGAAACCCAAACATTTCCGCTCGAGTCCTTCTCGCGGGTGTTCATCCGTGGGGACGTGCAAAGTGAGGTCTTTCTGGTTCTGGCCGGCACGCGCGCACCAAAGCGCCTGCCAGACCTTCAGTTCTCCCTGGCCAACACCTACGACCCACGCGGAGAAGGGCCAGAAAACCAGCTTTCACAGCGAGATAAAATCAATTTTCTCTGGAATATAGAAGAAGTTCTTAGATTTTCACTCGAAGTGCATCGGGAGTTCCTGGCCGTCAATGCAAATCCGAACCGGGCAACGCCAACCAGTCCCTCGCCAAGCGCCACCAGCCAGACCAAGACCAATGACCCGGCAGTGACGGACGAAACGCCACCCAAGACCAAGAAAGACAATGACAACAAGAAAGACCGCGACAAAAAGAAAGATAACGATAAACAGCGTGCCCAGTCGGACACCGAAGCGTCAGACACCAAAGAGAAACCGCCGGCGCCCCTGACGGATCAAGCCACGGCCAGGAACGCGCCCCGTGACGATGCCAGCTCAGCCCCGCCCGCGTCGTCAAGCCAGCCGACCAAAGCGAAACCGCTCAAGCCAGCCGCCACCACAAATGCCAAACCCATTGCCAAGGCGGAATCGCGCCCATCCACCGCGGCCGCACCCCCACCGCGCCCGATGCCGCCAGTCGTGGATGACGCCCCAACCGGCGCACCATCACCAGTCCGCGCGCGAGTGCTCATTGGCACCATGGTCGGCGCGGTCGGGGGACGCGCCAACATCGAACGAGTTACGGCAGCGCAATTCTACGGCACGCAAATCACCACCGAGCCAGACCTGGCCACACCCGAATCTACCTCCGATCCAAAGCCGATTCGCCAACTCTGGGCGCGCGCCAGAAAGCTGCGCTTTGAAGTCTCACCGGGAAGCCCGACGGGACTCCTTTTCCTCCGGTCAGACAAGCTCTTTTGGCAACGTGCCAATGGGCGCACTGAACCCATCACGCAACGGGAAACCCTCAAGCAAGTTCGTATCCAATCCAAGCTGGCCGGAATCGGACTGTACCAACAACTGCTCCTGCCGGGGAACGAGCTGATTCGCTTTTCCCGCCACCTCTCCGATGGACAAGTCGAAGAGACCATCCGTATCACGGATGCCGACGGCGACACGTACGATGTGGTGATTGACCTCGAGTCCCGCCTCCCCCGGAAATGTGCCTACCAACTCCCCACCGACATTGGACAACCGCTTCAAATCGAGGAACGCTATGAAGACTTCAAACCGGTGGGCGGCATCCTGCTGCCCCACCGCATCGTTCGGAGCGTCCAGGGGGGGCGGACGGTCACACTGACGTTCACGGACATTCAGTTCCTGCCGGGCTTCAGTGGCGATCCCTTCCGCAAGCCATGA
- a CDS encoding PEGA domain-containing protein, whose product MANYRTEQRRESPADGRDVTPLMKAYPTKTSAPPRPQPPQPKVTLISRRAVNQWLYGLGLVVAVLAIGALVLFFSKPTVVIITNAMGATVYLDGEPRGATNQLSRLSLPGVAPGKHVVRLTHPEYLDVEQEIEVQYGFLPIKVNLPLRPALFTLTIQTEPLTTVRLDGVQVGETDPQTGSLAIPQVRVGSHQISLQRSGYLPFATILEMPESNHQLAFPLHLDLNGYWKGMVQEQVTGKSSDFILSLGQTGMTLSGLWEEPPPSPTKPPRAFPVTGRLLENQRLTLERKDETGRTLTFEAQVSVTGRDLIGTWRDDKRTGNWTGSRSETKPSFSTLPLSTATPPPLPGSLEPGPRLVTPPDLPVPPVTTGPDPGLASPLARAQALYEQRRYTEALAQCDAILKQDPKHSGARDLKRRIQKSIEILKSPPSEVSPTAPEPL is encoded by the coding sequence ATGGCAAACTATCGCACCGAACAACGCCGTGAATCACCAGCCGACGGCCGCGACGTAACACCCCTGATGAAGGCCTATCCAACCAAAACATCTGCGCCGCCGCGCCCCCAACCCCCCCAACCCAAGGTGACGCTCATCAGCCGCCGGGCCGTCAACCAATGGTTATACGGCTTGGGACTGGTAGTTGCAGTCCTCGCCATCGGCGCGCTGGTCCTCTTTTTCTCAAAACCAACCGTCGTGATCATTACCAATGCCATGGGCGCGACAGTTTACCTCGACGGCGAGCCACGCGGAGCAACGAATCAACTGAGCCGCCTCTCACTCCCCGGCGTCGCACCCGGCAAGCATGTGGTCCGACTGACCCATCCTGAATACCTGGATGTCGAACAGGAAATCGAAGTCCAGTATGGCTTCCTGCCCATCAAGGTCAACCTGCCACTCCGCCCGGCGCTGTTCACGCTCACCATCCAGACCGAGCCACTGACGACCGTCCGCCTCGATGGCGTCCAAGTCGGCGAGACCGACCCCCAGACTGGAAGCCTGGCCATTCCTCAAGTCCGGGTCGGAAGCCACCAGATCTCACTCCAGCGCAGCGGCTACCTCCCCTTCGCCACGATCCTGGAGATGCCGGAAAGCAATCACCAGCTCGCCTTCCCACTTCACCTCGACCTCAACGGCTACTGGAAAGGTATGGTCCAGGAACAGGTCACAGGCAAGTCAAGTGACTTCATCCTCAGCCTTGGACAAACCGGCATGACGCTTTCGGGCCTTTGGGAAGAGCCACCCCCATCGCCCACCAAGCCGCCCAGGGCCTTTCCGGTCACGGGAAGGTTGCTCGAAAACCAACGCCTCACCCTCGAACGCAAGGATGAGACGGGACGCACCCTGACCTTTGAGGCACAGGTTTCCGTGACCGGGCGCGACCTGATCGGAACATGGCGCGATGATAAGCGCACCGGTAACTGGACCGGCAGCCGATCAGAAACCAAGCCATCCTTCAGTACCCTGCCCTTGTCCACCGCAACCCCACCTCCGCTACCGGGCAGTCTCGAACCAGGCCCACGCCTCGTCACACCACCCGACCTGCCCGTGCCGCCGGTCACCACCGGTCCAGACCCCGGACTGGCTTCACCACTCGCCCGCGCCCAAGCCCTGTACGAACAGCGGCGCTACACGGAAGCCCTGGCGCAGTGTGACGCGATCCTCAAGCAAGACCCTAAACATAGCGGCGCCCGCGACCTGAAGCGCCGCATCCAAAAGTCCATCGAAATTCTCAAGTCGCCACCAAGCGAAGTGTCGCCAACCGCGCCCGAACCTCTATGA
- a CDS encoding DNA-3-methyladenine glycosylase 2 — MPNDTVALPAAFNPELTLLGGQAFRWEARLAPGGKATYQGVVEDAVMTVAQIQGRWHVRLVNHALTTERRCWLAHYFDLDRDYAGVHATLVKRLARMPGATGLADEVAPLAGLRLLRQPWFEVLVSFVISANNHLPRIRQIINIISRKFGTPLTQDAYAFPTPAALATVPATVLRTECRVGYRDRYLHQLAQSIAGHGQFWNQAATCPTDDLRQRLIALPGVGPKVAECVLLFGFHRWEAFPIDVWVRRAMTALLAAQAPAHCRLTDRHIAEAAATHFGTLAGLAQQYLFEALRRRRHQP; from the coding sequence TTGCCTAATGATACGGTCGCGCTCCCGGCCGCATTCAACCCGGAACTCACCTTGCTCGGCGGACAGGCCTTCCGCTGGGAAGCCCGCCTTGCCCCCGGCGGCAAAGCGACCTACCAGGGCGTCGTGGAAGATGCCGTGATGACGGTTGCCCAGATTCAGGGACGATGGCATGTCCGGCTGGTCAACCATGCCCTAACCACCGAACGCCGGTGCTGGTTGGCGCACTACTTCGACCTTGACCGCGACTATGCTGGCGTCCACGCCACACTCGTGAAGCGTTTAGCCAGGATGCCTGGCGCGACCGGACTGGCCGACGAAGTCGCGCCACTGGCCGGGCTGCGGCTCTTGCGCCAACCGTGGTTTGAAGTGTTGGTTTCGTTTGTCATTTCCGCCAATAACCATTTGCCGCGCATTCGCCAGATCATAAACATTATCAGTCGCAAGTTCGGAACACCGCTCACCCAAGACGCTTACGCCTTCCCAACCCCGGCGGCGCTGGCCACCGTCCCCGCTACCGTGCTGCGCACCGAATGCCGGGTCGGCTACCGTGACCGCTATCTCCACCAACTCGCCCAATCCATCGCCGGCCACGGCCAGTTCTGGAACCAGGCGGCCACCTGCCCAACCGACGACCTCCGGCAACGCCTCATCGCCCTCCCCGGCGTCGGTCCCAAGGTTGCCGAATGTGTGCTCCTCTTTGGTTTTCACCGCTGGGAGGCCTTTCCGATTGATGTCTGGGTGCGGCGCGCCATGACCGCTCTACTCGCGGCGCAAGCGCCGGCCCACTGCCGTCTCACCGACCGCCACATTGCTGAAGCCGCCGCCACTCACTTCGGGACACTCGCCGGACTGGCCCAGCAGTACCTCTTCGAGGCGCTGCGCCGTCGCCGTCACCAGCCTTGA